The Tripterygium wilfordii isolate XIE 37 chromosome 21, ASM1340144v1, whole genome shotgun sequence genome segment AGTTTGGGAATTTGTCAAGGGAGAATTTCCCTTTACAATTACAAGTTAGTTATGGCAATGGATAAACGCTCCCTTTATGGCACATTGTTCTGTTTTGTCTGTAATACCTTGTTAACATCTACCTGTGGTTTTGGGTCAGAGCGTTGGATGAAGAATGCTTTGCTATCGCTCCATGGTACATTGTTCTCTTTTTTGTCTGTAATACCTTGTTTACATTTATCTGTGGTTTCGGGTCTGAGTATTGGATGAAGAATGCTTTGCTACTTTTGGCTAGATTGTACTCCATGTTGAAACCATTTGGTACAAGTTATATTGCTTGGTTGATGCAATTAAATTACTCATGCCAGTTTGGATAATGGTTTAAATTGTATACAACCCGTTTTAATCGAACCTTGAAGATACGGAATCTATATCGATGATAATTTTCATGTAACTTATTATTTTGCCTTTTCTGTTCAGGAGGATAAGGGTCGCCCGTTGCCTAAATTTGGCGAATGGGATGTCAATGATCCTGCTTCAGCTGAAGGTTTTACTGTGATTTTCAACAAAGCTAGGGATGAGAAGAAGACAGGTGGCAAGCCTGATTCACCGGGAAAGGTTGATTCACATACTAGGCCTGGTGTAAATCCTGGCAAACCGCCTGCTGTAAGTATTATGATCTTACTATTTTTCTATACATGGATTGTGGCATTCCTCTTGCATcctgcttttctcattttacaGGTTGCATTGCCACTGTTTCCTGAGGGTCACATTCTTTTcatccaaaaatcaaattgaacgtTACACCCATGTTACAAAGAGGCTGTTTCCTGATTTTAAGCCTAAGACCTTTAGGTTAGAGGTTGTAGCGAAGAAATTTTaccactagttttttttttaaagaaaaattccATAACCCTGAAGAAAGAACTTTTAATTTCTCTCGGATGTTGGGATATGTGTGTCTGCATGTgggcatctttttatttgtgAATTTAGAGTTATCGAATGTTAATTCCTGGTATTATCTTCCTATGGATAAGTTGCTTCCAAAGAAGGTTTCTTTGACCATTGGAAGAATAGTTCATATAGTTAGACAAACCTCATTCAACCAGTTTGTAGCTTACATCACTGATTAATAGGAATTCAAAGAACCCAAGATTCGTACTAATTAATTTTGGCAGCATCATCATCACGGAAGTCTTAATTCCAAACAAAATATGGGGTTGGCTATCGTCTGCACAACTTTAAAATGGAGTATTACATGTCAACCACCTCTCCTTATGCTGCTCTTGCCTCATTTTCAGAAAAAATGGCTTTGCTGCATGCGAAGTCCGACAGAATCTTGATGAGATCCTCCCCGTTTGAGAGCTGTCAAAGGAGTAAGTTGCATTTTCAAAAAGCcccagcatatatatatacgtctGGAGAAGGTAGAAGTTTAGGGCTGTCATTGCTggaatttgttttctttgatgtCGTACAGAGGTGTGTATGGGGATAGGACCAAAGAACAACACCATTTCATTATGGTATCTGTATACTGAATTTATATTCCCAGTAGCCAAGCTCTTGTTACTGGGCTTGCTGTATGTTGTGTCGTCTCAGCTGTTGAGCTTTTTTGTTTGTGACAAGTTATTTCCAAGTGTATGGATGGATGGGCTTGTTTTGTGAATTACAATGCCaatgcttttcttttcactGCTGAAATCATTCCCTCTTGTTGACAAGCATAAGTGCAGGTCACTCCAATTTCATGCCCTTCACATTGTTATTGTCACCAAGAGTTGAAAGGTTTTTTGCGCGGGCAAACCACTTAGTAATTATTATTCATTGAAAAAATGCTTAGTATTCgaaaaaacatgtttggttgtcATTTTGAAAAACAAGAAATCAT includes the following:
- the LOC119990083 gene encoding protein NOI4-like; protein product: MSEDKGRPLPKFGEWDVNDPASAEGFTVIFNKARDEKKTGGKPDSPGKVDSHTRPGVNPGKPPAKKWLCCMRSPTES